The Haloarcula laminariae genomic sequence GGGCCGACCGTCTCCCTCCGGTTCGAATCCGGTCCCGCGCACTGATCGAGTTTTTCGAGCGAAGCGACTGGTTAGAGACCTATCGGTGCGTGAAGATGACGACGCGGTCGTCGTGGATGGCCGTACACAGGTCCATCTCGAAGTCCAGATTCAGCGACGTCGGCGGGTCCTTGCAGACGACCATGTCGTCGAACGGCTGCTCACAGGCCGGGCAGGCGACGGCCGTCGTGTTCTGGTAGGACTTGATGGCCTCGTTGTCCTCGCGGGGGGTCAGCGAGGAGACTATCTCGTCGAAGTCTTCCATACCGACTCTCCTTGTCGGCGTCGCTTAAACTCTGGGTCCCAGCCGCGTTCGACGCGACCGGAACGACCGAACACGGCCGACCGGAGCGTTAAAGTCCGGTTGCAGTAACCCAAGCTAGTATGACACGGTCCCCGGAGGCGACACGATTCGTTCTGGTCGCGGGCACGACGGAGACGGCGCGGCGGGAGGGCATAAGCGCCGCCGGCGCGGACCCGGACCTGCTCTCGACGACGCCCGCCGCCGACGCGGAGCTACTCACCTACGGCCGTCCGGTCCGGACCGGGACGGTGCCGGTGAGCCCGAGCGGGTGTCCGACGCCGGCGCTGGTGACCCGGGCGGTGCGGGAACTGCTCGGCTTCGAGCTGACCGTCGTCGACGGGGGGCTGGCCGAACCCACGGCCGCGCCGACGGTGTCGGTCGGCGCCGGCGTGGGCCGGGACATCGGCGAGCAGGACCCGGTGCCGACGGCCTACGGCGCCTTCGAGGCGGCCCGGCAGTTCGGCCACAAGCTGCCGACCGACGAGCTGTGGCTGGCAGAGACCGTCCCCGGCGGGACGACGACGGCGCTTGGCGTGTTGCGGGCGCTGGGCGAGGACGGGATGGTCTCCTCGTCGCTGCCGGAGAACCCAGTCGAGCAGAAGGAGCGGGCCGTCAGCGAGGGGCTCTCGGCGAGTTCGATGAGCGCGGGCGACGCGGCCGGCGAGCCAAAGCGGGCGGTCCGGCGGCTGGGCGACCCCGTCCTCGCGACGCTCGCCGGGCTCACCGCCGGCGCCGTCGAGACCGACACCGCGGTGACGCTGGCGGGCGGGACACAGGGGCTCGCTGTCGCGGCGCTCGTGCGCCACGGCGGGTACGAGGGGCGACTCGGGCTGGCCACGACCAGCTACGTCGCCGACGACGACAGCGCAGACCTCCGGGCCGGCGCCGCCGCCCTCGACCTGGACCTCACCGTCACCGACCCGGGCTTCGACGCGAGCGACCACGTCGGGATGGAACGGTTCGTCGCCGGCGAGGCCAAGGAGGGAGTCGGGATGGGCGGGGCCCTGGCGATGGCAGACCGGGCCGGCGTCGGGATGGATGCTGTCCGCGAGCGGGTCGGTGCGGTGTACGACGACCTGCTCGGCGACCGCACGAGCGACGGTACGGCGCCCGACTCCGGCGCCGGGTCGCGATGAAGGGCGTCGTCCTCGGGGGAACGGCCTCGGGCGTCGGCAAGACCGTGGCGGCGCTGGCGACCATGCGGGCGCTCGACGCGGCGGGCTACGAGCCCCAGCCGGCCAAGGCCGGCCCGGACTTCATCGACCCGAGCCACCACGAGGCCGTCGTCGGCAAGCCCTCGCGGTCGCTGGACCCGTGGCTCGCCGGCGAGGAGGGCACCCTGCGGACCTACCACCGCGGCGAGGGCGACGTCTGCGTCGTCGAGGGGATGATGGGACTCTACGACGGGACGAAGGTCTCGACCGCCCGCGTGGCCGAGGTGCTCGACCTCCCCGTGGTCCTCGTCGTCGACGCCAAAGCCGGGATGCAAAGCGTCGGCGCGACGGCGCTGGGGTTCAAGCAGTACGCCGACCACGTCGGCGTCGACATCGACGTCGCCGGCGTCCTCGCCCAGCGGGCCCACGGCGGGCGCCACGCCGACGGCATCCGCGAGGCGCTGCCCGACGACATCGCCTATCTCGGACGGGTCCCGCCGACGCCGGACCTGGAGATTCCCGACCGGCATCTGGGACTGGAGATGGGGACCGAGTCGCCCGTCGACGCCGACGCGCTCGACGCGGCCGCCGAAGCTATCGACGCCGAGGCCATCGCCGACATCGCCCGCGAGCCGCCGGCGGCCACGCCCGAACGACCGCCGGAGTCCGACCGGACGCTCGCCGTCGCCAGCGACGCGGCCTTCTGCTTTCGCTACCCGAGCCTCCGCGACCGGTTCGCGGACCGCATCGCGCCGTTCTCGCCGCTCGCCGGGGACCCGGTGCCCGACGCCGACGCCGTCTACCTCCCCGGCGGCTACCCGGAACTGCACGCCGAGACGCTCGCCGGCTCCGCGACGCTCGACGACATCGCGGCCAGGGCGGCCGACGGCCTGCCCGTCTACGGCGAGTGCGGGGGGCTGATGGCCCTCTCGGAGTCGCTGACCACCGCCGAGGGCGACCGCTACGAGATGGCCGGCGTCCTCCCGGCGGCCGTCGAGATGCAGGACCGATACCAGGCGCTGGACCACGTGGAACTGACCGCCAGCCGGGACTCGTCGGTCGCGACCGCGGGGAGTCGACGACGGGGCCACGAGTTCCACTACTCCTCGGCGACCGTCGACGGGGACGCGACCTTCGCCTTCGACGTCGAGCGGGGCGACGGTATCGACGGCGACCACGACGGGCTGACCGAGTACGCCACCGTGGGCACGTACTGTCACGTCCACCCGGCGAGTGGCGCCTTCGATTATCTGCTGTCCGGCTGAACGGCCGTCAGACGGCGACGGCGTCAGACGAGCGGCTGACTGCCCAGAAGGTTTTTTCCTGTCTGCCGTCGTGATACGAACAATGAACGAGTTGCGCGACCTGTTCGAGGGGCTGGTCGCAGATGTCGATGCCGTCTTCCTCTTCTCGCCGAGCATGAGCGACTTCGAGGCGCTCGACGAGGCCGACGGCACCGTGGTCGTGGTCGGGCCGGAGAACACCGTCGACGCCGACGACTTCGTCCAGTTACCCATCGACTTCACCGACCTGGAGGGGCGCATCCGCTTTGGCATCGAGGGCGCGCTGGAACAGGAACTCGTCGAGGAGGGCGACGAGGTGGCCTGCGTGAGCGACTTCATGACCGGAACGGCCAACGCGGTGGCCCGCATCCAGACCAACGAGTTCTCCCCCTCGGGCGTCTACGACCTCTTTGTCAACTCCCGGGCCGAACCCGGCGTCGTCCGGGACGTCTTCGAGGTGGCCATCGAACTGGGCAAGAAGGGCC encodes the following:
- the dacZ gene encoding diadenylate cyclase DacZ, whose product is MNELRDLFEGLVADVDAVFLFSPSMSDFEALDEADGTVVVVGPENTVDADDFVQLPIDFTDLEGRIRFGIEGALEQELVEEGDEVACVSDFMTGTANAVARIQTNEFSPSGVYDLFVNSRAEPGVVRDVFEVAIELGKKGQKGKPVGALFVVGDAGKVMNKSRPLSYNPFEKSHVHVGDPIVNVMLKEFSRLDGAFVISDAGKIVSAYRYLEPSAEGVDIPKGLGARHMAGGAITRDTNATTIVLSESDGLVRAFKGGELVLEIDPEEY
- a CDS encoding cobyrinic acid a,c-diamide synthase produces the protein MKGVVLGGTASGVGKTVAALATMRALDAAGYEPQPAKAGPDFIDPSHHEAVVGKPSRSLDPWLAGEEGTLRTYHRGEGDVCVVEGMMGLYDGTKVSTARVAEVLDLPVVLVVDAKAGMQSVGATALGFKQYADHVGVDIDVAGVLAQRAHGGRHADGIREALPDDIAYLGRVPPTPDLEIPDRHLGLEMGTESPVDADALDAAAEAIDAEAIADIAREPPAATPERPPESDRTLAVASDAAFCFRYPSLRDRFADRIAPFSPLAGDPVPDADAVYLPGGYPELHAETLAGSATLDDIAARAADGLPVYGECGGLMALSESLTTAEGDRYEMAGVLPAAVEMQDRYQALDHVELTASRDSSVATAGSRRRGHEFHYSSATVDGDATFAFDVERGDGIDGDHDGLTEYATVGTYCHVHPASGAFDYLLSG
- a CDS encoding nicotinate-nucleotide--dimethylbenzimidazole phosphoribosyltransferase, whose translation is MTRSPEATRFVLVAGTTETARREGISAAGADPDLLSTTPAADAELLTYGRPVRTGTVPVSPSGCPTPALVTRAVRELLGFELTVVDGGLAEPTAAPTVSVGAGVGRDIGEQDPVPTAYGAFEAARQFGHKLPTDELWLAETVPGGTTTALGVLRALGEDGMVSSSLPENPVEQKERAVSEGLSASSMSAGDAAGEPKRAVRRLGDPVLATLAGLTAGAVETDTAVTLAGGTQGLAVAALVRHGGYEGRLGLATTSYVADDDSADLRAGAAALDLDLTVTDPGFDASDHVGMERFVAGEAKEGVGMGGALAMADRAGVGMDAVRERVGAVYDDLLGDRTSDGTAPDSGAGSR
- a CDS encoding DUF7385 family protein translates to MEDFDEIVSSLTPREDNEAIKSYQNTTAVACPACEQPFDDMVVCKDPPTSLNLDFEMDLCTAIHDDRVVIFTHR